One Coleofasciculus chthonoplastes PCC 7420 genomic region harbors:
- a CDS encoding DUF5615 family PIN-like protein encodes MKFLVDAQLPVRLARFLQSAGYDTIHTKDLPQQNATTDTEINAISIQQNRIVVTKDRDFCDSFMLRQEPYKLLLITTGNIKNNELEALFLNHIPQLFTLFDQHSFIEISRDVIIVHQ; translated from the coding sequence ATGAAATTTTTAGTCGATGCCCAGCTACCAGTACGTCTGGCACGTTTTCTACAATCTGCTGGTTATGATACAATTCACACCAAAGATTTACCTCAGCAAAATGCTACAACTGATACCGAGATAAATGCTATATCAATCCAACAGAATCGGATTGTTGTTACCAAAGATAGAGATTTTTGTGATTCGTTTATGCTGCGCCAAGAACCTTACAAACTATTGCTAATCACCACAGGTAATATTAAAAATAATGAACTTGAAGCGTTATTTTTGAATCATATACCACAACTATTTACATTGTTTGATCAACATAGTTTTATAGAAATTAGTCGCGATGTTATAATTGTTCATCAATAA
- a CDS encoding TIGR03943 family putative permease subunit translates to MIKKQRLLLPILDIITLGIWGILLIQYWVSGELQLLIHPNYFALVLGTGILLLVLAVLKAIQVISQLPPRNPKTMPMMQHISWFPPGWSTGLLLATAILGLLVEPKVFTSQIAIQRGVMESLTATRTQPQSFRSLSKPEARSLIEWIRTLSVYPEPDEYAGQAVNVKGFVVYPQNLSSNYLLVTRFVITCCAADAYPVSLPVKLPESRNAYKPDTWIQVKGTMMTETLQDKRQLVIDASEIETVPEPDNPYYY, encoded by the coding sequence ATGATAAAAAAACAACGTCTTTTACTCCCCATCCTTGATATTATCACCCTAGGCATCTGGGGGATTTTGTTGATTCAATACTGGGTCAGTGGCGAATTACAGTTACTCATTCACCCGAATTACTTTGCCTTAGTTCTGGGAACGGGAATATTGTTGCTAGTATTGGCGGTGTTAAAAGCCATTCAAGTCATTAGTCAACTCCCACCCCGAAATCCCAAAACCATGCCGATGATGCAACATATTAGCTGGTTTCCACCGGGTTGGAGTACAGGATTACTGCTAGCCACAGCGATTCTAGGATTATTAGTCGAACCCAAAGTCTTCACCAGCCAGATAGCGATTCAACGCGGTGTCATGGAATCCTTAACCGCCACCCGCACCCAGCCTCAATCCTTCCGCAGCCTCAGCAAACCCGAAGCGCGATCGCTGATTGAATGGATTCGCACCCTGAGTGTTTATCCTGAACCTGATGAATATGCGGGTCAAGCGGTTAATGTTAAAGGGTTTGTGGTTTATCCCCAAAACCTATCCTCAAACTATTTATTAGTGACTCGCTTTGTGATTACCTGCTGTGCAGCAGATGCTTATCCAGTCAGTTTACCCGTGAAACTTCCGGAAAGTCGTAACGCTTATAAACCCGATACCTGGATACAGGTTAAAGGAACAATGATGACAGAAACATTACAAGATAAACGGCAATTGGTGATTGACGCGAGTGAGATCGAAACAGTACCTGAACCCGATAATCCTTATTATTATTAA
- a CDS encoding DUF433 domain-containing protein: METTLLARITLDPNICHGKPCIRGLRYPVEFILELLSAGMSIDEILADYDDLEQDDILAALQFATRLTQVKSIYHIA; this comes from the coding sequence ATGGAAACCACCCTTTTAGCGCGAATCACGCTTGATCCAAATATTTGCCACGGTAAACCTTGCATCCGAGGACTACGTTACCCGGTTGAATTCATCTTGGAATTGCTCAGTGCTGGTATGAGTATCGATGAGATTTTAGCCGACTACGATGATTTGGAACAGGATGATATTCTAGCCGCTTTGCAATTTGCCACGCGATTGACTCAGGTGAAAAGCATTTACCACATAGCTTGA